The genomic window TATCTTGCTGCGCTCCGTTATATATCTCTTGAGCTTGTCGATCTCTTTGTAATCTATATGCTCCACCTTATCGACGCAGAAATGACATACCTTCGGCCTGCGTTTGCGGCGTTTGCGGTTGTAAGTGCCTTCCATCTGAAATCCACCTCTTTCTAGAACGGTATCTCCACATCTCCGGATGAATCCGGCCCGTTAAGCTCCGAGAAGTCAAGCGGGAATTCGTCTTCAAAGCCGGCCTCGTTCCTCAGGCTGCCCATGTCGGGAGCCGGCATCGCGTCGGACTGGGGAGCGCGCTGGTACTGCTGCTGCCCGCCTCCGTAGCTCTGCTGCTGGTAGCCGCCCTGGTCGTCGTCCCTGCGGCCCGAGCTGAGCAGGACGATGTTGTCGGCTACTACTTCCGTGACCCAACGGCGCTGGCCGGTCTTTATGTCGTCGAAATCGCGAACCGAAATGCGTCCCTCGACGAGAACCGGACGGCCTTTTCTGAGGTAGCGCTCGCAGACGTCCGCCTGCGCCCCCCAGACGGCCACGGGAACGAAATCCGTATGGCTCTGAAGCTCGCCCGTGACTTTATTCTTCCACTGGCGTCCTATCGCTACAGTGATGCGCGCAACCTTTTGCTTGGTCGGCGTAAATCTCACGTCGGGGTCGCGCGCCAGGTTGCCCATCAGCACGACTCTGTTGTATCCCCTAGACATAAGACTTACTTCTCCTCCAGGTTGACGACCATGTGGCGCACAACGGACTGCCTGAGGCTAAGGAGACGTTCCATTTCCTTAACCTGAGCGGGGTCGAGCTTGAACGTGTAGAGAGTGTAGAACCCCTCCAGTTCTTTTTCGATGGGGTAGGCAAAACGCTTCTTGCCCCAGAGGTCGACCTTTTCAACCTCAGCTCCCAGTCCGCGCACGATCTCAGCTATCTCGTCGGACACTGTCTTGTGATCCTCGATATCAGCCTTGAATATTACTACCATTTCGTAAGACCGCACGTACTTCACCTCCTCCCTATGGACTCTGGCCTCTTCTCTGCGGAAGAGGCAGGGAAACACAGTTTTGTATTATACACCGAGGGCGGCGCTATTGCAATTTATCCTGCGACGTGACATCGATCTTATATATCCTGTCGCCGGAGCGGACCAGATTGAACTGCTCGACCGCGAGCCGCTCTATGCCTTCCGGCGTGCTGTAGTAGCGTATGTCCTGCTTGAGCTTCTGCGTGCGCCGTTCCTCGGCGACGAGCTCCTCCATGCGCTTGTCCAGGGTCGAGGCGAGCACGTCTATCTTCTCAAGCTCTTTGAAGAAGGACGTGAGCAGCACGGCGACGAGGAACGTCACCGCCGCGCCGAATGCGACCCAGCGCAGCTTCGGAGGGTTCATCGCCGGCGGCGCGTTCCCTACATCTTCTCAGGCGCGGATACGCCGAGTATGCGGAGCGCGTTGCGAAGCGTAACGCGCGCGGCCTCCGCGAGAAGTATGCGGGACTTCATGACGTTTTCCTCCGCGCCGAGTATTCTCTGCGAGTTGTAGAAGGCGTGGAAGGCTTCCGCAAGCTCGTTCGCGTAGTAGGCCATGCGGTGCGGGGCGTATTCCTCGGCGGCCTTAGCGACTTCCTCCGGGAAGCGTGAGATAGCCTTCGCGAGGTTGAGCTCCGACGGATCCGATATCAGCGACACGTCGAGCTCTTCAAGCTTCGGCGCGGGAATGCCGCGGCTTTCAAGCTCGCGCATGATACTGCATATCCTCGCGTGGGCGTACTGTATGTAGAAGACGGGGTTTTCCGAAGAAGCCTTCTTAGCAAGCTCGAGGTCGAAGTCCACGGTGCTGTCGCAGCGGCGGATCACGAAGAAGAGTCTGGCGGCGTCGCGCCCGACTTCGTCCATTATCTCGCGCAGCGTCACTATCGTGCCGGCGCGCTTCGACATCTGCACGGGCTTGCCGTCGCGCAGGAGGTTGACCATCTGGATGAGCAGCACTTCGATGCCGTCGTCGGGGTAGCCGAAGGCTTTGTTGACTGACTTGATGCG from Cloacibacillus sp. An23 includes these protein-coding regions:
- the ssb gene encoding single-stranded DNA-binding protein, which translates into the protein MSRGYNRVVLMGNLARDPDVRFTPTKQKVARITVAIGRQWKNKVTGELQSHTDFVPVAVWGAQADVCERYLRKGRPVLVEGRISVRDFDDIKTGQRRWVTEVVADNIVLLSSGRRDDDQGGYQQQSYGGGQQQYQRAPQSDAMPAPDMGSLRNEAGFEDEFPLDFSELNGPDSSGDVEIPF
- a CDS encoding septum formation initiator, with translation MNPPKLRWVAFGAAVTFLVAVLLTSFFKELEKIDVLASTLDKRMEELVAEERRTQKLKQDIRYYSTPEGIERLAVEQFNLVRSGDRIYKIDVTSQDKLQ
- the rpsF gene encoding 30S ribosomal protein S6 gives rise to the protein MFPCLFRREEARVHREEVKYVRSYEMVVIFKADIEDHKTVSDEIAEIVRGLGAEVEKVDLWGKKRFAYPIEKELEGFYTLYTFKLDPAQVKEMERLLSLRQSVVRHMVVNLEEK
- the rpsR gene encoding 30S ribosomal protein S18 → MEGTYNRKRRKRRPKVCHFCVDKVEHIDYKEIDKLKRYITERSKIIPRRVTGTCAKHQRQLTRAIKRARLIALLPFTSD